From a region of the Microterricola gilva genome:
- a CDS encoding pyridoxamine 5'-phosphate oxidase family protein, which yields MTASSEPAAIRLDPADEVQGRAIARLERERIGWLTSMRANGFPHAVPIWFLWHDDELIVLSEPGAVKVRNIRGNPKVLLHLEAGANGDELTVLQGIAEISPDPTAAWVDRIGAAYGAKYTTGLADLNMTMRSMAAQYSAVIRITPTKLIAW from the coding sequence ATGACCGCGAGCAGCGAGCCAGCCGCCATCCGCCTCGACCCCGCCGACGAGGTGCAGGGCCGCGCGATCGCCCGCCTCGAGCGCGAACGGATCGGGTGGCTCACGAGCATGCGCGCCAACGGTTTCCCGCACGCAGTGCCGATCTGGTTCCTCTGGCACGACGACGAGCTGATCGTGCTGAGCGAGCCGGGGGCTGTGAAGGTGCGCAACATCCGGGGCAACCCGAAGGTGCTCCTGCACCTCGAGGCCGGCGCCAACGGCGACGAGCTCACCGTGCTGCAGGGCATCGCCGAGATCTCACCGGACCCGACGGCAGCCTGGGTCGATCGCATCGGAGCGGCGTATGGCGCGAAGTACACGACGGGCCTCGCCGACCTCAACATGACGATGCGGAGCATGGCCGCGCAGTACAGCGCCGTCATCCGCATCACGCCGACGAAGCTCATCGCCTGGTAG
- a CDS encoding MarP family serine protease yields MTSSLILDIVVGLILLSAAVSGWRTGLFRSAFGALGLIAGGVAAYLLLPQISAWAPAPEWRAAIVIGCGVLLLILGNALGSLIGGLLSRGMRVIKLSVLDRLAGIAVSTVVTALVLATVAGGVSSMGVPPVTQTIAGSATLGTIDRLTPDPVKSFLAGVRASAVNDALPWVIDTIAPPESIPPVADVDAGSPALTAAAASVVRITGTAHQCGVSLVGSGFVVSDDRVVTNAHVVAGVDEAVVEAPGEPPRAARVVYFDAATDLAVLAVGDLDAAALPLGSQLARGAGAAVQGYPFGGPFVSLPATVAEVTAIPRADGSFSREVYALSADINQGNSGGPLLSPDGSVVGVVFAKSAVVDDIGYALTLAELAPVAAAAPGLGDSVSTGACAG; encoded by the coding sequence GTGACGAGCTCACTCATCCTCGACATCGTCGTGGGGCTGATCCTGCTCTCCGCCGCCGTCTCCGGCTGGCGCACCGGGCTGTTCCGGAGTGCCTTCGGCGCGCTCGGACTCATTGCCGGCGGCGTCGCCGCCTACCTGCTGCTGCCGCAGATCTCGGCGTGGGCGCCCGCCCCCGAGTGGCGCGCGGCGATCGTGATCGGCTGCGGTGTGCTGCTGCTGATCCTCGGCAACGCGCTCGGCTCGCTCATCGGCGGGCTCCTCAGCCGCGGCATGCGGGTGATCAAGCTCAGTGTGCTCGACCGCCTCGCCGGCATCGCGGTGAGCACCGTCGTCACCGCGCTCGTGCTCGCGACCGTCGCCGGCGGCGTGAGCAGCATGGGCGTTCCGCCGGTCACGCAGACGATCGCGGGCAGCGCCACCCTCGGCACGATTGACCGGCTCACCCCCGACCCGGTCAAGTCGTTCCTCGCCGGTGTGCGCGCCTCCGCCGTCAACGACGCTCTGCCGTGGGTCATCGACACGATCGCGCCGCCGGAGAGCATCCCGCCGGTCGCCGACGTCGACGCGGGTTCGCCGGCGCTGACGGCGGCCGCGGCATCCGTGGTGCGCATCACGGGCACCGCGCACCAGTGCGGCGTCAGCCTGGTCGGCAGCGGCTTCGTCGTCTCGGACGACCGCGTCGTCACCAACGCGCACGTCGTGGCCGGCGTCGACGAGGCCGTGGTCGAGGCGCCGGGCGAGCCGCCGCGAGCGGCCCGCGTGGTCTACTTCGACGCGGCGACCGACCTGGCCGTGCTCGCCGTCGGCGATCTGGATGCCGCAGCCCTTCCCCTCGGCAGCCAGCTCGCCCGTGGCGCCGGCGCGGCCGTGCAGGGCTACCCCTTCGGCGGACCCTTTGTCTCGCTGCCGGCCACCGTGGCCGAGGTGACGGCGATCCCCCGCGCCGACGGCAGCTTCAGCCGCGAGGTCTACGCGCTCTCCGCCGACATAAACCAGGGCAACTCGGGTGGGCCGCTGCTCAGCCCGGACGGCTCCGTCGTCGGCGTCGTGTTCGCCAAGTCCGCCGTCGTCGACGACATCGGCTACGCGCTCACGCTCGCCGAGCTCGCGCCGGTGGCCGCCGCCGCACCCGGCCTCGGCGACTCGGTGTCCACGGGCGCCTGCGCGGGCTGA
- a CDS encoding bifunctional methionine sulfoxide reductase B/A protein yields MSHDYSKTPEALARLTPAQYRVTQEAGTEPAFRNEYWNNHEDGIYVDVVSGQPLFASTDKYDSRTGWPSFTKPIEPDAVTEKVDRALFMKRVEVLSSGAGSHLGHVFTDGPADAGGLRYCMNSASLRFVPLAQLEAEGYGRYRSLFPAAGAPASDSPPAESQADATTEPNLGERSMSTATETAILAGGCFWGMQDLIRKRPGVISTRVGYSGGDVPNATYRNHGTHAEAIEIVFDPSVTSYREQLEFFFQVHDPTTPNRQGNDRGTSYRSAIFTLSPEQDAIARDTIADVDASGLWPGKVVTTVSQAGPFWEAEEEHQDYLEKYPNGYTCHFVRPGWVLPKRDAAAV; encoded by the coding sequence GTGTCACACGATTACAGCAAGACTCCCGAGGCGCTCGCCCGCCTCACGCCCGCGCAGTACCGGGTCACGCAGGAGGCGGGCACGGAGCCCGCCTTTCGCAACGAGTACTGGAACAACCACGAGGACGGCATCTACGTCGACGTCGTCTCGGGCCAGCCCCTGTTCGCCTCGACGGACAAGTACGACAGCCGCACCGGCTGGCCGAGCTTCACCAAGCCGATCGAGCCGGACGCCGTCACCGAGAAGGTCGACCGCGCCCTCTTCATGAAGCGCGTCGAGGTGCTCTCGAGCGGGGCGGGCAGCCACCTCGGGCACGTCTTCACCGACGGGCCAGCGGATGCCGGCGGCCTCCGCTACTGCATGAACTCCGCGTCGCTGCGTTTCGTTCCGCTCGCACAGCTCGAGGCGGAGGGGTACGGTCGATACCGGTCGTTGTTCCCCGCGGCGGGCGCCCCGGCATCCGATTCACCGCCCGCAGAATCTCAGGCAGACGCCACCACCGAACCCAATCTAGGAGAACGCAGCATGAGCACCGCAACCGAAACCGCCATCCTCGCCGGCGGATGTTTCTGGGGCATGCAGGACCTGATCCGCAAGCGCCCCGGCGTCATCTCGACCCGGGTCGGTTACAGCGGCGGCGACGTGCCGAACGCGACCTACCGCAACCACGGCACGCACGCCGAGGCGATCGAGATCGTCTTCGACCCGAGCGTGACGAGCTACCGCGAGCAGCTCGAGTTCTTCTTCCAGGTGCACGACCCGACCACGCCGAACCGCCAGGGCAACGACCGCGGAACCAGCTACCGCTCGGCCATCTTCACGCTGAGCCCCGAGCAGGACGCGATCGCGCGCGACACCATCGCCGATGTCGACGCCTCCGGCCTCTGGCCCGGCAAGGTCGTCACCACCGTGTCGCAGGCCGGCCCGTTTTGGGAGGCCGAGGAGGAGCACCAGGACTACCTCGAGAAGTACCCGAACGGCTACACCTGCCACTTCGTGCGCCCCGGCTGGGTGCTGCCGAAGCGCGACGCCGCCGCGGTCTAG
- a CDS encoding DUF7715 family protein: MLVASELGQGTRPSDVMDAIEGELVYMVDVCPDSRRFPYSAWCDCGITFCGIVSGAVTSTALVRDLEGLTYEGYVACLETTHEDAVRGGCSCGFDADGIASALCAIAAPLRDGTVVERCVDRVRVRLRAV, encoded by the coding sequence GTGCTGGTTGCTAGTGAGCTGGGCCAGGGCACCCGGCCGAGCGATGTGATGGACGCCATCGAGGGTGAACTCGTCTACATGGTCGATGTCTGCCCGGACAGCAGGCGGTTTCCCTACAGCGCATGGTGCGACTGCGGGATCACCTTCTGCGGCATCGTCAGCGGCGCGGTGACCTCGACGGCGCTGGTGCGTGACCTCGAGGGGCTCACATATGAGGGCTACGTCGCCTGCCTCGAGACAACGCACGAGGACGCGGTCCGCGGTGGATGCAGCTGCGGGTTCGATGCCGATGGCATCGCGAGCGCGCTCTGCGCGATTGCCGCACCGCTCCGCGACGGAACCGTCGTGGAGCGGTGCGTCGACCGAGTACGGGTGCGGCTGCGCGCCGTCTAG
- a CDS encoding M14 family metallopeptidase — MFRQLAIATVAALVITGVSAAPSMASAPPPEASDHLSVYTGSVDAAGLAALVDLGVDRHDVAAAPTEGGGFDVQVILSGEQASELAEAGTELELKATPDAGRRMLQAEGVYRMYSGAGGLQEELVAQAAAFPKIAQLQQIGKTVNGQDITAVRVTKNPKSGKQGAKPTTVFIGAQHAREWITPEMVRRLLNEVLTGYGSDPRITNLVNTTEMWFIPVANPDGYDFTFQDGQRLWRKNLHDNNGDGVIGTGDGVDLNRNYPTRWGYDNEGSSPNPASETYRGTAPASEPETQALDSLFKRLTPEFFINYHSASELLLHGIGWQVATPSPDDVIYEAMVGDDENPAVPGYDPDISAELYTTNGDTDSHMQEAYGTLGFTPEMTTCETVSDSIPDDAWESGDCLSGFNFPDDEGLIQAEFEKNVPFALAVAESALDPDDPVSVVNRDAADFQVDSFTVSYGDPQPVAVVAKRALQKKQLNYSINGGPAKRGAVEEWMGGERYGSENTDYYAEYRGTVTGAKPGDSVEVWFTGRAHPKDTKGSAAARTVESEHFTYTLAQDTGNPALVIANEDYTGVNPTYPAGTTAPKYLDEHVAALEANGVTPDVWDVDAQGVPHPLAVLSHYDAALWYLGDNRLTQDPEDELTEFGSQALPDLSVAERTQYLTIALRDYLNEGGKLAYAGETTGYFGILAGTLGGIYYGLDGHPDQPCAVTQDAFADCLLYADDFTQYWLGEYGRTPLAASGVIGTAPPLDGISALFGGPATVDNPVDEAGALSPTSATLPVEEFPQFESAAVADYADPQGPFIAIEGSWAMAASHIDDGYQRLTRSYDLSALTAADTPAFEAQFSFDTEEGYDHVIVEARTVGGDNWTTLADADNGTPGDIATTSDVPFECEAGFFMEEHPQLANYLTLANPCLPSGSSGDWNSFTASSGGWVPVSYDLSAFAGQQVELSVSYVTDPSTGGTGLIVDDTKLVTAAGESEAEGFETGLGAWTVPGAPETSPGNASDFVRTNGLGGIVSAVTTPDTVMLGFGLEQLATDADRAAVAGRLLSHLLG; from the coding sequence ATGTTCCGTCAACTCGCCATCGCCACCGTCGCCGCGCTCGTCATCACCGGCGTCAGCGCAGCACCGAGCATGGCGAGCGCACCGCCGCCTGAGGCATCCGATCACCTCTCCGTCTACACGGGCAGCGTGGATGCTGCAGGTCTCGCGGCACTCGTCGACCTCGGTGTCGACCGCCACGACGTCGCGGCCGCCCCGACGGAGGGCGGCGGTTTCGACGTGCAGGTGATCCTGAGCGGCGAGCAGGCGAGCGAGCTCGCCGAGGCGGGCACCGAGCTGGAGCTGAAGGCGACACCGGATGCCGGCCGCCGCATGCTCCAGGCCGAGGGCGTCTATCGCATGTACAGCGGCGCAGGCGGCCTGCAGGAGGAGCTCGTCGCCCAGGCGGCCGCCTTCCCGAAGATCGCGCAGCTGCAGCAGATCGGCAAGACCGTCAACGGGCAGGACATCACGGCGGTGCGCGTGACGAAGAACCCCAAATCGGGCAAGCAAGGCGCGAAGCCGACGACTGTCTTCATCGGCGCTCAACACGCCCGCGAGTGGATCACGCCCGAGATGGTGCGGCGCCTGCTCAACGAGGTGCTGACCGGCTACGGCAGCGACCCGCGCATCACGAATCTCGTGAACACCACCGAGATGTGGTTCATCCCCGTCGCCAATCCCGACGGCTACGACTTCACCTTCCAGGACGGCCAGCGGCTGTGGCGGAAGAACCTGCACGACAACAACGGCGACGGCGTGATCGGCACGGGTGACGGCGTCGACCTCAACCGCAACTACCCGACCCGCTGGGGCTACGACAACGAGGGTTCGTCGCCGAACCCGGCCAGCGAGACGTACCGCGGCACCGCGCCGGCATCCGAGCCGGAGACGCAGGCGCTCGATTCCCTGTTCAAGCGCCTCACCCCCGAGTTCTTCATCAACTACCACTCCGCCTCGGAGCTGCTGCTGCACGGCATCGGCTGGCAGGTGGCCACCCCGTCGCCGGATGACGTGATCTACGAGGCGATGGTCGGCGACGACGAGAACCCGGCCGTGCCCGGCTACGACCCCGACATCTCGGCCGAGCTGTACACGACCAACGGCGACACCGACTCGCACATGCAGGAGGCCTACGGCACGCTCGGCTTCACCCCCGAGATGACGACGTGTGAGACGGTGTCCGACTCGATTCCGGATGACGCCTGGGAGTCCGGCGACTGCCTGAGCGGCTTCAACTTCCCGGACGACGAGGGCCTCATCCAGGCCGAGTTCGAGAAGAACGTGCCGTTCGCTCTGGCCGTCGCCGAATCGGCGCTCGACCCCGACGACCCCGTCTCGGTCGTCAACCGTGACGCCGCCGACTTCCAGGTCGACAGCTTCACCGTCTCCTACGGCGACCCGCAGCCGGTGGCCGTCGTCGCCAAGCGCGCCCTGCAGAAGAAGCAGCTGAACTACTCCATCAACGGCGGGCCCGCCAAGCGCGGCGCCGTGGAGGAGTGGATGGGCGGTGAGCGCTACGGCTCCGAGAACACCGACTACTACGCCGAGTACCGCGGCACCGTGACGGGTGCGAAGCCCGGCGACAGCGTCGAGGTGTGGTTCACCGGCCGCGCGCACCCCAAGGACACGAAGGGCAGCGCCGCCGCCCGCACCGTCGAGAGCGAGCACTTCACGTACACGCTCGCCCAGGACACCGGCAACCCGGCGCTGGTCATCGCCAACGAGGACTACACCGGCGTGAACCCGACCTACCCGGCCGGCACGACCGCCCCGAAGTACCTCGACGAGCACGTCGCGGCGCTCGAGGCCAACGGCGTGACCCCGGACGTCTGGGATGTCGACGCGCAGGGTGTGCCGCATCCGCTCGCCGTGCTCAGCCACTACGACGCGGCGCTCTGGTACCTCGGCGACAACCGCCTCACTCAGGATCCAGAGGACGAACTCACCGAGTTCGGCAGCCAGGCGCTGCCCGACCTCTCCGTGGCCGAGCGCACGCAGTACCTGACGATCGCACTGCGCGACTACCTCAACGAGGGCGGCAAGCTCGCCTACGCCGGTGAGACGACGGGCTACTTCGGCATCCTCGCCGGCACACTCGGCGGCATCTACTACGGCCTCGACGGCCACCCCGACCAGCCCTGCGCCGTCACGCAGGACGCCTTCGCCGACTGCCTCCTCTACGCCGACGACTTCACCCAGTACTGGTTGGGCGAGTACGGTCGCACCCCGCTCGCGGCGAGTGGCGTCATCGGAACCGCTCCCCCGCTGGACGGCATCTCGGCCCTCTTCGGCGGCCCGGCCACGGTCGACAACCCCGTCGACGAGGCTGGCGCCCTCTCACCCACCAGCGCGACGCTGCCGGTCGAGGAGTTCCCGCAATTCGAGAGCGCGGCGGTCGCCGACTACGCCGACCCGCAGGGACCGTTCATCGCGATCGAGGGTTCGTGGGCCATGGCCGCGTCGCACATCGATGACGGCTACCAGCGCCTCACGCGCAGCTACGACCTCAGCGCGCTGACCGCGGCGGACACCCCGGCGTTCGAGGCGCAGTTTTCCTTCGACACCGAGGAGGGCTACGACCACGTGATCGTCGAGGCTCGCACCGTGGGCGGTGACAACTGGACGACGCTCGCGGATGCCGACAACGGCACCCCCGGCGACATCGCCACGACCAGCGACGTCCCGTTCGAATGTGAGGCGGGCTTCTTCATGGAGGAACACCCGCAGCTCGCGAACTACCTCACGCTCGCCAACCCGTGCCTGCCGAGCGGCAGCAGCGGCGACTGGAACTCGTTCACCGCCAGCTCCGGCGGCTGGGTGCCGGTCTCCTACGACCTCAGCGCCTTCGCCGGCCAGCAGGTGGAGCTCTCGGTCAGCTATGTCACCGACCCGTCAACGGGCGGCACCGGGCTGATCGTCGACGACACCAAGCTCGTGACCGCTGCGGGCGAGTCGGAGGCCGAAGGCTTCGAGACAGGCCTCGGCGCCTGGACCGTTCCCGGAGCACCGGAGACGAGCCCCGGCAACGCCTCGGACTTCGTGCGCACGAACGGCCTCGGCGGCATCGTCTCGGCGGTCACCACCCCCGACACGGTGATGCTCGGCTTCGGCCTCGAACAGCTCGCGACCGACGCGGACCGCGCCGCCGT
- a CDS encoding dihydrofolate reductase family protein → MAYVTCDIGISVDGYSAGPNQSQTEPLGEGGEQLHRWMFEEPELHTAERDAIVDAGAFIMGRNMFGPIRGEWSGDWRGWWGEEPPYHGPVFVLTHHERAPLEMEGGTTFHFVTKGVAAAFELAKESAGGRNISIAGGADTVRQFLNFGLIDELRLHIAPVVLGTGERVFEGVHDLRLEQLGVTSSTLVTHVRYRVLR, encoded by the coding sequence GTGGCCTACGTCACCTGTGACATCGGAATCTCGGTTGACGGCTACAGCGCCGGACCGAACCAGAGCCAGACCGAGCCGCTCGGCGAGGGTGGCGAGCAGCTGCACCGCTGGATGTTCGAGGAGCCGGAGCTGCACACCGCCGAGCGCGATGCGATCGTCGATGCCGGCGCGTTCATCATGGGGCGGAACATGTTCGGGCCCATTCGCGGCGAGTGGTCGGGGGACTGGCGCGGCTGGTGGGGCGAGGAGCCGCCGTACCACGGACCCGTCTTCGTGCTCACGCATCACGAGCGTGCGCCGCTCGAGATGGAGGGCGGTACAACCTTCCACTTCGTGACGAAGGGCGTGGCGGCGGCGTTCGAGCTGGCGAAGGAATCCGCCGGCGGCCGCAACATCTCGATCGCCGGGGGAGCCGACACGGTGCGGCAATTCCTGAACTTCGGGCTGATCGACGAGCTGCGGCTGCACATCGCACCCGTGGTACTCGGGACGGGCGAGCGGGTGTTCGAGGGCGTGCACGATCTGCGGTTGGAGCAGCTCGGGGTGACGAGCTCGACGCTCGTGACGCACGTGAGGTACCGCGTGCTGCGCTGA